The following coding sequences are from one Halorubrum sp. BOL3-1 window:
- a CDS encoding NUDIX domain-containing protein — protein sequence MSSEDATAPGDPASEGASETGATSDADHENALQDVIAVDPDDVAQDTVNRLDAHTGDGIRHRAFTCLVFDRDGRILLAQRAPDKRLWDGHWDGTVASHPVEGQSQEAATEQRLEEELGIAPDQYDDLRVTDKFEYKRYYPNEGVEWEVCAVLKVTLDDTALDPDEEEIGGMLWADYEHLHRNPALYRQLRLCPWFEIAMRRDFS from the coding sequence ATGAGTTCCGAAGACGCGACCGCGCCGGGGGACCCCGCCAGCGAGGGAGCAAGCGAAACCGGCGCCACGAGCGACGCGGACCACGAGAACGCGCTCCAGGACGTAATCGCCGTCGACCCCGACGACGTCGCGCAGGACACGGTGAACCGGCTCGACGCGCACACGGGCGACGGGATCCGCCACCGCGCGTTCACCTGTCTCGTCTTCGACCGGGACGGCCGGATTCTGTTGGCTCAGCGCGCGCCGGACAAGCGCCTGTGGGACGGCCACTGGGACGGCACGGTCGCCTCCCACCCGGTCGAGGGGCAGTCGCAGGAGGCGGCCACCGAACAGCGCCTCGAAGAGGAGCTCGGCATCGCGCCCGACCAGTACGACGATCTCCGGGTGACGGACAAGTTCGAGTACAAGCGCTACTACCCCAACGAGGGCGTCGAGTGGGAGGTGTGTGCGGTGCTGAAGGTCACCCTCGACGACACCGCGCTCGACCCCGACGAGGAGGAGATCGGCGGCATGCTGTGGGCCGACTACGAACACCTCCACCGGAATCCCGCGCTGTACCGGCAGCTCCGGCTCTGTCCCTGGTTCGAGATCGCGATGCGGCGCGACTTCTCCTGA
- a CDS encoding ATP-binding protein, which produces MSNPALDVVEFVLTTHFYTQDRDLDENDLPPRFRQVFWSADAAEDAPGGVERPLKATDETTRTATGVERPWEAVSDLLFTQRTEFSGEISLTQPAMGLEWYRDRADDDRIGGNPTIVAAFETAEEMEAPVTREEARDDVRPVQADRVWIDALLGEYFDEEEDAEMLDLVNVRAPEEIETTLADLVLTGDQEGEIQKIVKAIEHREYLAEIGLREIGKLLFVGPPGTGKTTVSRALAHELGLPFVEVKLSMITSQYLGETSKNVEKSFEVAKRLSPCILFIDEFDSVAKTRRSDEHAALKRAVNTLLKSIDEVSLVRDEVLLIGATNHPDQLDAAAWRRFDEIVNFPKPDRDMRADILRVVTKEMRIADFDPEEVADRTGGLTGSDLRMVLREAVLGALTEDRMTITQEDVMAAVEDFEERDNLKNMDMIDGEGAEVLGETGSNDAHDHEEHDHDHGDHGHGENDGHEESSADPTRGAEPQGRTQD; this is translated from the coding sequence ATGAGTAACCCGGCGCTTGACGTCGTCGAGTTCGTGTTGACGACGCACTTCTACACGCAGGACCGCGACCTCGACGAGAACGACCTGCCCCCTCGATTCCGGCAGGTGTTCTGGTCGGCCGACGCCGCCGAGGACGCCCCCGGCGGCGTGGAGCGACCGCTGAAGGCGACCGACGAGACCACCCGCACCGCGACGGGGGTCGAGCGGCCGTGGGAGGCGGTCTCCGACCTCCTCTTCACCCAACGCACGGAGTTCTCCGGCGAGATCTCCCTGACCCAGCCGGCGATGGGGCTGGAGTGGTACCGCGATCGCGCGGACGACGACCGGATTGGCGGAAATCCGACGATCGTCGCCGCCTTTGAGACCGCCGAGGAAATGGAGGCGCCGGTGACCCGCGAGGAAGCCAGAGACGATGTGCGGCCGGTTCAGGCCGACCGCGTCTGGATCGACGCGCTCCTCGGAGAGTACTTCGACGAGGAGGAGGACGCGGAGATGCTCGACCTCGTTAACGTCCGCGCGCCGGAGGAGATCGAGACGACGCTGGCCGACCTCGTGTTGACCGGCGACCAGGAGGGCGAGATCCAGAAGATCGTCAAGGCGATCGAACACCGCGAGTACCTCGCGGAGATCGGCCTCCGCGAGATCGGGAAGCTGCTGTTCGTCGGCCCGCCGGGAACCGGAAAGACGACTGTGTCGCGGGCGCTCGCCCACGAGCTCGGGCTCCCGTTCGTCGAGGTCAAACTGTCGATGATCACGAGCCAGTACCTCGGTGAGACGTCGAAGAACGTCGAAAAGAGCTTCGAGGTCGCGAAGCGGCTCTCGCCGTGTATCCTCTTCATCGACGAGTTCGACTCGGTGGCGAAGACCCGCCGCTCGGACGAGCACGCGGCGCTGAAGCGCGCGGTCAACACCCTGCTCAAGTCGATCGACGAGGTGTCGCTGGTCCGCGACGAGGTCCTCCTCATCGGGGCGACGAACCACCCGGACCAGCTCGACGCGGCCGCGTGGCGCCGGTTCGACGAGATCGTCAATTTCCCCAAGCCGGATCGCGACATGCGCGCGGACATCCTCCGCGTGGTGACGAAGGAGATGCGGATCGCCGACTTCGACCCCGAGGAGGTCGCGGACCGGACGGGCGGACTCACCGGCTCCGACCTCCGGATGGTCCTCCGGGAGGCCGTCCTCGGCGCGCTCACGGAAGACCGGATGACGATCACGCAAGAGGACGTGATGGCGGCCGTCGAGGACTTCGAGGAGCGCGACAACCTCAAGAACATGGACATGATCGACGGGGAGGGCGCCGAGGTGCTGGGCGAGACGGGGTCGAACGACGCCCACGATCACGAGGAGCACGATCATGATCACGGCGATCACGGTCACGGCGAGAACGACGGTCACGAGGAGAGTTCGGCGGACCCGACTCGCGGCGCGGAGCCGCAGGGACGAACGCAGGACTGA
- a CDS encoding GNAT family N-acetyltransferase — translation MEYALVCRPGEGATLRLDYRAFAYAGKFVVGAPGKSVIRTPDGSPAAPDWEPNEPLPDTVDPAAFEGDVIAAVSFSPDRTDPDCCRIRYVTVHAARRGEGIGPRLIDETVAGLAADGFDRVKIAVNNPFAYEACHKCGFGYTGERTGLAELELERPADAPARVDPERYRDGMGAFRETDGELSRAERRFVAERLERGPPVVGSDEERGGDRGQS, via the coding sequence ATGGAGTACGCGCTCGTGTGTCGCCCCGGCGAGGGCGCGACCCTGCGGCTCGACTACCGAGCGTTCGCGTACGCCGGGAAGTTCGTCGTCGGCGCGCCGGGGAAGTCGGTCATCCGGACGCCGGACGGAAGCCCGGCCGCGCCCGACTGGGAGCCGAACGAACCGCTGCCGGACACGGTCGACCCTGCGGCGTTCGAGGGGGACGTGATCGCGGCCGTCTCCTTCTCGCCCGACCGGACCGACCCCGACTGCTGCCGGATCCGGTACGTCACGGTTCACGCCGCGCGGCGCGGCGAGGGAATCGGGCCGCGGCTGATCGACGAGACCGTCGCTGGCCTGGCCGCCGACGGCTTCGACCGCGTGAAGATCGCCGTGAACAACCCGTTCGCCTACGAGGCGTGTCACAAGTGCGGCTTCGGATACACCGGCGAGCGCACGGGGCTCGCCGAACTGGAACTCGAACGCCCGGCCGACGCGCCCGCCCGCGTCGACCCCGAGCGGTACCGCGACGGGATGGGGGCGTTCCGCGAGACTGACGGCGAACTGAGCCGAGCGGAGCGTCGGTTCGTTGCCGAGCGACTGGAGCGCGGGCCGCCGGTGGTCGGTTCGGACGAGGAAAGGGGCGGAGACCGAGGTCAGAGCTAG
- a CDS encoding class I SAM-dependent methyltransferase produces MYGTGDVDFFDRVAPLYDLAMPPADGAALAAGLDHATRPIERLLDVGGGSGRAAAALAGPDITVVDASVEMLSRARRARGLAGLAADAGRLPFGDASVDAVTVVDALHHLPDHDAALAEAARALAPGGALVVREFNPDHPLGRLLVAGEHAIGMDSRFRAPDDLAAAMDAVDLDPRIVDRGFGYTVVGVRR; encoded by the coding sequence ATGTACGGAACCGGCGACGTGGACTTCTTCGACCGGGTGGCGCCGCTGTACGACCTCGCGATGCCGCCGGCGGACGGCGCGGCGCTGGCCGCCGGACTCGACCACGCGACGCGGCCGATCGAGCGCCTCCTCGACGTCGGCGGGGGATCGGGGCGGGCGGCGGCCGCGCTGGCCGGTCCCGATATCACGGTCGTCGACGCCTCCGTTGAGATGCTCTCACGGGCGCGTCGCGCCCGCGGACTCGCCGGTCTCGCCGCCGACGCGGGGCGACTGCCGTTCGGGGACGCGAGCGTCGACGCGGTCACGGTCGTCGACGCGCTCCACCACCTGCCCGATCACGACGCCGCGCTCGCGGAGGCGGCGCGCGCCCTCGCGCCCGGCGGCGCGCTCGTCGTCCGCGAGTTCAACCCGGACCACCCGCTCGGGCGACTGCTGGTCGCCGGCGAACACGCGATCGGGATGGACTCGCGATTCCGCGCGCCGGACGACCTCGCGGCCGCGATGGACGCCGTCGACCTCGACCCACGGATCGTCGACCGGGGATTCGGCTACACGGTCGTCGGCGTCCGACGATGA